The stretch of DNA CTGGTGACACCGCGGGAGAAAGGCCGCCGCTTGGCGCCGTACTTATTCGGGATCCGCGGAAAGTTTTCTCCTTTCATGTGGAACCTTGGTTCTTTCCTTCTTTTTCTGCATGTGCGGCGAAGAAATATTGCTTCCTTTTGCGATTAGTGGATTGGTTCGGGATTTCTCAACAGACGGAAGGGAAATTGTGTGCTGATTGATTAGGTCTGGAAATTCAGGTGCCTGAGGATGGTAATGTTGGTTCGAGGCCTTGTGCTGTTCGGTATTGGTGGTTTGGTCATAGATGTAGAATTATAAGGATTAGCAAAAATAGAAAGGAAACATGAGAAGGATGCAACTTTGTGAAGACGAGTTAAGATGTAGATCTCGAAAAAAAAAATGCTATATTCAGTTATGCTGTCCTTTTATTTAATTATTTTACCTTTCACTGGCCCAGTGAATTTGCATTGTCGTCCAAGCTTTTATGACACTTTGAGGTACTGAGGTGAAGTCTCTTATGCAATTATGTTTTAGTATTTTGTTGGTAATGGCACGCATCTATTATTTACATTGCGAAAATTGATTTGTATTACGGAAATGGTAGAAACCTGCGACAGTATAGATGAGTAAATACAATGTAAATAGTGTTGTTCTTCCATGTCTAGCTTTACCTGGTGCCTGTTTTCCTTGCTAATGGTGTTGTGACACCCTTTGTTTTTGTCTCTGTAGCCATTATATGTTGTTTGATTTGATATGTTGTTCTGGCACTGGTAGTCAGGATTGTATAAGGTTGGGGAGAGATTGAGGGCCACAATGCCTTTTGTGGAGAACAATAAACACAACATAGTTTCATGCATCTTTGCTTTCTCATTCAGTTCTTGAATGACTAGTTCAAGTATTTATTTCTATTCTAGAATGCTCCTCAATTGGTGAATTTGACACCTCTTCTACACCTCTTGTAGGCCCACCCGGCTCTGGAAAGGGAACTCAGTCTCCCCTTATTAAGGATGAATATTGCCTGTGCCATTTAGCCACTGGTGATATGCTGAGGGCTGCTGTGGCTGCCAAGACTCCTCTAGGGATCAAAGCTAAAGAAGCTATGGACAAGGTAATGTTAGCACACCAAAACAACTAGTAAATTACTAGCCAGCAGAAAAGGTGCTTTCTGACTCCACTGTATGCTCACTTCCCCCTTTAGGGAGAGCTTGTTTCAGATGACTTGGTTGTGGGGATCATTGATGAAGCCATGAAGAAACCCTCATGCCAGAAAGGTTTCATCCTTGATGGCTTCCCTAGAACTGTCACTCAAGCACAGAAGGTCAGATATTCAACTCAATTCCTCAGCATGAAGAAACATTCTTATATCTTGTTATTATACTCCCTATGAACTAATTAGCTTGTCCTAAACATCATATATTAAAAATGAGGGAGTAACTTATAAAGGTTATCTATATTTGATGCAGTATAGTTTTCACCTCAATGATTTTAAACATTCTGTGCAGCTTGATGAGATGTTGGCAAAGCAAGGTGCTAATGTTGACAAGGTCCTGAACTTCGCAATTGATGATGCTATATTGGAAGAAAGGATTACTGGTCGCTGGATCCACCCAGCGAGTGGTAGGACTTACCATACAAAATTTGCACCTCCAAAGGCTCCGGGAATTGATGATGTAAGTCGGATACACAGCACTTAGTTTGGCTGCTTATGTTATGTTTTCATGATCTCATTTGTACAGTCTTGCCATTGTTTCTACTTTGTCGTTGTTTTAGTGTAGACAAGTTCAACATTTTGCTGCATATGTTCTTCAGCATGCTTTCCAATCAGCTGTGCTCATGTGGCATAACTTAGTGTGGCAGATGATTCCAGTCTATTAATAAGTTAGAGTAATTATAGCTTTGTAAATATTGCTATGGGTCAATTCTGCTTGTGAATGCTAGTATTTTTTATTGGATGGTGTATTGGTTCATTTAAATAGTGCAATGTGCCCTCATATTGTTTTAAATTCATGTGGTAGCATTTCTGTATGCGTAGCATCTCTTTTGCGTGCCCTGTACCCTGTTTCTCAAGGTTTGATGTTTTCATCACTCTTCTCCCACGAGGAAAGCTGTGCATAGGTGGATATGTCACCATAGACAACTTCAGCATATATTGATATGTATAGATAAAAATAGAAGCTGCATTATTGCAAGCACATCTGCTTTCTCTTGTATGGTTTGCCCACAAAATATTTATGCACTTGTGACTGTACTCTGATTGTTAACTATTTTCACTCAGGTCACTGGAGAACCATTGATTCAGAGGAGAGATGATACAGCTGAGGTCTTGAAGTCGAGGCTTGAAGCCTTCCACAGACAAACTGAGCCTGTATGTTATTCCTTAAATGAACAATGCCCCTGTAAATTTTTCTGGAGATATTTCTATTTCCTACTGCTAATATGTATTTCTTAAGTTATGTTACTTGTTTGTTTTTAAACATTGTTTTTTATTGTCTAGGTGTATAATTTGCCGATCTCCTATCTCTTACCTGACATTTTTCTCCTTTGATGTATTTGTATCATTAATTACAGTACTGCATAAAGTTCTTTAATGATTTGGTTAAACCGGCCCTTTTTTGTCCTGTATAGTTTTGATGCTTGGCTCACGTATTTATAGTCATCTTTGTTATAGGGGAACAATTAAGCAAATTCTGTGTTTTCCACTTTTTATTCATAGTTCTGGTTTTCCACTTGTTCTGAAAAATTTAGCAAGTTGTTTAACTAACAATCTTACTCCTAATATGGGAACAATTGGCCTCATCCAGGTGATTGACTACTACTCCAAGAAGGGCTTAGTGGCGAACCTGCCTGCGGAGAAACCACCAAAGGAAGTGACTGTTGAGGTGCAGAAAGCTCTCTCATGATGAAGTATCCGTTCTTGAGCTTAAGCATGATTGCATGTACCAAAGTCCCTTGTTGGGGTTCCTTCAAAGTTACTGATGTGGACATCCTGTGGTTTTCATTTTCAATTATTCATTTGTGCATCTGCACCATTTTATCACAGCTTTGACAAGCTCGGGAATTGTCTGAATAATTTCTGTTTCAAATGAGGGAAGCTGTTTTTTTGGAACTAATACTGAGATGATTACAGCAATTCATACTTGGCAAAATTTCCGTTGCTACCTTCTTCCAGTACGTACATCGATGCATATGTTACCAATGATGATAATCGAGAAGATCCCTAGCACCGCTTGGTTCTTGCTCCATTGTGTGTAGATGCTGATGTGCGCCAAGTTGAATAAACTTTTCAAGTTGTACGAGCACCCTAGATGATATGTGAAGTTGAAGTGATGTTTAGTCGTATTTGCATTATGGGGTAGCTTGTATTCTTAGCTTTCCACGCTAGTGCAGTAGTGTGCTTGCATCCATACTTGTGATTTTGTGAATACCTATACAACATGTAACTGCTgtttttttcaaaataaaagtttgCACAATGATGTGGATTAGAAAGCCGAAAGGAACAAGAGAATGGAACACAACCTGGATTTGAGAACTGCGAGGAACGTAAGAACATGAGAGGGCTTAAGAGACTGCAGCGCATAAACCCAATTTCTAGAGGTGTGT from Panicum hallii strain FIL2 chromosome 3, PHallii_v3.1, whole genome shotgun sequence encodes:
- the LOC112885848 gene encoding adenylate kinase 4-like, with the translated sequence MAANLEDVPSLDLMHELLRRMKCSSKPDKRLILIGPPGSGKGTQSPLIKDEYCLCHLATGDMLRAAVAAKTPLGIKAKEAMDKGELVSDDLVVGIIDEAMKKPSCQKGFILDGFPRTVTQAQKLDEMLAKQGANVDKVLNFAIDDAILEERITGRWIHPASGRTYHTKFAPPKAPGIDDVTGEPLIQRRDDTAEVLKSRLEAFHRQTEPVIDYYSKKGLVANLPAEKPPKEVTVEVQKALS